A section of the Sceloporus undulatus isolate JIND9_A2432 ecotype Alabama chromosome 3, SceUnd_v1.1, whole genome shotgun sequence genome encodes:
- the LOC121925686 gene encoding folate receptor beta-like: MTCKENWHVGWDWSRGINHCPMQTMCQSWKQVFPTPKDMCEKIWTNSYKYTTWTRGSGRCIQMWFNASEGGNPNVAVAQYYANAGEASADRLPWTLLGLLPLALFLLQ; encoded by the exons ATGACCTGCAAGGAGAACTGGCACGTGGGCTGGGACTGGTCAAGAG GGATCAATCACTGCCCCATGCAGACCATGTGCCAGTCCTGGAAGCAGGTCTTCCCCACCCCGAAAGACATGTGCGAGAAGATCTGGACCAATTCCTACAAGTACACCACCTGGACGAGGGGCAGcgggcgctgcatccagatgtgGTTCAATGCCAGCGAAGGCGGCAACCCCAACGTGGCTGTGGCCCAGTACTATGCCAACGCAGGGGAGGCCTCAGCTGACCGCCTGCCTTGGACGCTGCTGGGTTTGCTCCCTCTGGCCCTCTTCCTCCTGCAATGA
- the LOC121925089 gene encoding sodium-dependent proline transporter-like translates to MSTPVLFCLFASEQVLGVTHSSGLGDPGPVRWPLALCLLLAWIVIFLCTLKGIRSSGKVVYFTATFPYLVILVLIIRGATLEGSIDGVRFYLSTDWSRLGSAQVWNDAASQIFYSLGIGFGGLLSMASYNKFDNNVIRWVPQVSWPGLLWGPLQ, encoded by the exons ATGTCGACGCCCGTCCTTTTCTGTCTGTTTGCCAGTGAACAGGTCCTGGGGGTGACACACAGCTCCGGTCTCGGGGACCCTGGGCCTGTGAGGTGGCCCCTGGCGCTGTGCCTGCTCCTGGCCTGGATCGTCATCTTCCTCTGCACATTGAAGGGGATCCGCAGTTCGGGAAAG GTTGTGTACTTCACAGCTACCTTCCCGTACTTGGTCATCCTGGTGCTGATCATCCGAGGGGCAACGCTGGAGGGCTCCATTGACGGCGTCCGCTTCTACCTCTCCACAGACTGGAGTCGGCTGGGCAGTGCTCAG GTCTGGAATGACGCTGCCTCCCAGATCTTCTACTCCTTGGGCATCGGCTTCGGAGGACTCCTCTCCATGGCTTCCTACAACAAATTCGACAACAACGTCATCAGGTGGGTGCCTCAGGTGAGCTGGCCTGGCCTTTTATGGGGGCCCTTGCAGTAA